One Nicotiana tomentosiformis chromosome 1, ASM39032v3, whole genome shotgun sequence genomic window, CCCAAAAAACAACCAAAACAGAAGCTGCCACAAAAATCCTATGCTCCTCTTTTGCAGTTTAATCACACAATTCATCACTGTACAACTTGTTGACTCTCAAATTTCCATGATCAATTAGTATATAGAGTTCAATCTAAAATTTCTAGTGATtcttttttggattttgttggttgaattttGAAGAAATGGATAATGATGATGAGAAAAGGGAGAGTGGGGTTGCAGAGAAGAAGGTGGCTGTGGCTGATGTTGAAGCATTGAAGAAATGTTTGGAGGAAAACAAAGGGGACAATGATAAATGCAAGTCATTGGTTGAAGCTTTCAAGTCTTCATCAAGAATTAGGCCATTGAGACCAATGAGGCTCAGAACTGGTTCTTGGACTGATGTGTAAAAAGCTCTAATCTTTCAGCATAAATAATATACTATAAAGCTCCAATCTTTGAACAAATGGTAGTCCTTTTTTCCAATGTTTATATAAATTCTGTCTATAGTGGCTTAGGATTGATGATGATAAAAACTATCCTTTTAGGTCAGTCATTTCCGAGAAGCACATGTGGTATTGTTTCATTTGCTTTCAGCAGTGGAAAATTGATCCTGAATtgtgcttttttttttcttttttgttcccCTAGTTAAATACTAAGCAGGGAATCAAGAAACTGTTCTTATGACAGTAGTTTGGTGAATGATAATTCTCACTGGGCTATATGCTCAAGTAATATGTAATGTTTTTTTGACTGCTCATTTATCAAAAACAATTCCAGTTTCTGAGGCTTAAAGAATTCTttgaggggtcgtttggttggaaaaCAAGTTACCCCAAGATTAATTATCTTGGGATTAGTTATTCCACCATCTCAAgggataaaaaaaaaatacaatttcGGAATTAGTTATAACACGATTTTATTACAACCAAACATGTGATTAACTCATCTCAATTTTAATCCCGTGATTATACCAAACGAGCTATTATTTCTTTTTTCCCTGAGAGTGTATGCTATTATTTTTTTTTCCCGCTATTTCATATCAGATGGTAGTACGTTGGCATTTGTATTGCGAACATATTATTCCTGACaaattggggcgggatggatgaaatggaaactcgcttccggtgttttgtgtgacaagaaggtgccaccgaaactaaagggtaagttctacagagtggtggtcagaccaacgatgttgtatgggccTGAGGGTTGGCCAGCCAAGACCGCtcatgtccaaaagatgaaggtagcagagatgatgatgttaagatggatgtgcgggcacaccaggttagataggatcagaaatgaggttattcgcgataaGGTGAGTGtgacccctattgaggacaagattcGGGAAGctcggcttaggtggtttggacatttgaggaggaggagcacaaacgccctggtgaggaggtgtgagaggttaacattggagggcctacggagaggtagaagtaggccaaagaagaggtggagagagttgattaggcaagacatgacgcaactttagctgaccgaggacatgacccttgataggaaggtatggatgtcgaggattagggtagtagagtaggtagtgtaGAGTGTTCATagcagtagtattggcacgcaatctcgctttctgttggtagtaggtttttatgactaaccgttgttttctttcattgttgatcaccttactatcttgttgtttttattttgcttttatatggctttttggtactgtcccttgtctatattttcattaatgtgatgatcctcacaaggtaggggtaaggtctgcgtacacactacccttccaaACCCCAatgtgtgggataatactgggtatgttgttgttgttgttgtattattcCTGACAAAATGCAGATGGAAGGGACATAAAATGCCCTCATTAGAGGATCTAAGGAATGAGAATGCCGATAAAGAATAGAAAACTACAGAATTTGGCTCtcggatataaaatataaatatacaaaatcaTGATAAAAACAGATTTCCAAGTTCGAATACTTCTCTCAAATTACAGAATCAATTTGGTTATCACGTAGTGAAATTGATCCTTCTTTTGTCAAGTTCTCGACTTGGTGCTATTCTATTCAGTAATGATCCTTTGTTACAGGAAGTTTAACTGTATTTCCGGAGGAGCTGAAATTTGAATCCTATTTGCAGAAATCAAAAAGGCTTTGCTTACTGCAGTCCCTACTCTTCTTGGTTTTTCATGGTCTTATCTACAAAAAGCACATCTTCAATCCAAGCAACAACGTTGAATGCCAAACTTTCCAATACTCTAGAATAGCTCTCCAAGATTGCCTTTCCAACATCCTGCAACAGTCAGTAAATATATCTTCGTTCACTTATCTATTCAAGTGTAAGGCCTAACAATTACATTGTTCGGTCAAGTATTCAAGATATGGATTCATTGAAATTTTTACCTTATTGAAATGGATCTTGCTTGTGTCCAATGTTGTTTGTGAAAGTTCAGGATACCGTTGCTTCAAAGAAAACAACAAACTTTCTGCTCGTTCTGCTAAGACATGATTCTTATCAGTCCGATCTTCAGAGACAAGATCTTTTACCATGACCCATGATGATTTCGATTGAGGCATGCATGTTTTACGTTTCCATGTATACATTGAAGCTTCAATCTTGTCAGCAAGTTCAAGTGCTTCATGTTCAGAGCTTATGTTTAGACTGTCAAGGAGATGTTCAGGGGAAAACTTCTCTGCTGAATACATGTGGCGATAGATTGAGTCTCCAACACTCGCCTTTCCACTCTGTAGCAAAATTTACCTCCTCATTAGTACTGCAATTTCCTATgtttgtgtattatgttttgagtaTGTTGTTCATTTAATCAAGAATTATTCAATAGAAGGTACCTTAGGGAGTGATGCCATGTATGATTCTGGGATTTCCATTTCAGAAAGAATGCTGCTATTGATAGCCATTGCTGCTTTGTGAATTTGGTTGGCACAGTCGCGTTTGTGTCTCAAGTGCTTCCTTGCCTTCTCGGAGATTCCACCAGAAGGAACACAAACAACTGGTAACCACCACTTCTCTTCTTTGCGCTGAGGTTGAGGCTGAACCTGAATAATCTTCCTAAACGATCCAGCACGTGTTGAGTTGCTTGACATGCTTCCTTGCTCAGCATACCAGAACTCAGTGGCCTCAAAACTGTCCAAGATTTCCTATAAAAGATCTCATTTTTAGCTTCATGTTGCTAAAATGGAACTTGATTTTGAATGAACATTTTGATTTTGAGGAGATTGTAGTTGTGTGGTCTTACCAGGAGCATGGCGTCGAGTTTTCTCAGTGCAGGAAGGTTGATGTAGATATCTGATCTAGGCCTGCTTGTCAATGCCTAAAAGTAGTTGACATTGTGTTAATACTCTCAAATATGCAAAAGTGAAAAGAGAGTAAATCTTCTGCTAAAAAGAGTTTTCACCTCAACAGTGGTTCCATCTTGAAACTTTTGTGATGTAGTAACAAATTCCACAATGTAATCACATATAGATAAGAGACAATTCATCTCTCTCTTCCACATTATTTTCTTGTCAGGATGTAAAGGTTCCAATCTTTGGTGTTGACCAAACATAGATGCTGAAGAAGAAAACAACAATCAGTAAACAAAAAATAGAACAAGAATCATATTAAACTGGGATTTAGAATGTCTATTTGAGAAACTTACCATAAAGATTTGTAATGGAATTTGAGATTGTCACTGCTGTTGATACACCTTTTCCCCCTCCTGACATGTCCTCTCCTAATAACAACTTTGAAAATCTCTCCTTCATCAATTCAAGCTCTACAAAGTTTTCGATACCAAAGTTAGCAAAATCATATATGAAGCTTAAACTTGTAATCCTATTTAGTTTATTGACTTACCTAAATCTATTGTTTCAGGATCATCTGCAATAGTCTTGTGCTGCCTCATTCCTAGTCTCGAAAGAACAGCACGAGTGGGAGATTTCATGCCTCGCGAGCTCATAGGAGATCCTGTCTCAGACCAACTATTTTCATCTGTATGTTCTGAAAAGGCTGAGGTCTCTGAGTTTGTTCTGCAATAGGCAAAAGAATAGCCACTCAACGTCGAAAAACCTGTTGTTTCAGTAGGTGATTGATCATCCACAGAAGATGGTGATGGTTGATATCCATATCCCACATCAGGACTTTCATCAGGACTTGAAATATTTTCCATTTTGAGACTCTCTTGCTGTAAATTCTCTGGTCAAATCTGCAAAACAATCAACAAAATGCCACAAGTTGTTTCAAGATTTGCAAGCAAAAGTTTCAAGAAAATTGATGTCTTCTTTCAAATCCAAAAGCTTTTTAACTACCCGGGAACTAAACTGAAATTAAAAATAACAGAATCTACAGCAAAAAGATAAAGTACAATGTTTTATACTCTTTTTGgacaaaagcaaaagaaaaatagcATGTGTCATTGTTAACTGCAACTTTAAATAAGTCTCTGAATATGCAGCAAAGTTTGTATACAAAAGCAGTCTTGAATATGAAGATAAAAACTGAAATTTAAACATTTAAAGCTAACGGTACTGAACAAAAAAGCAAACGGTTAACCATTTCTTTATGTTACCTTTTAACAGTCACAGATTTTTGAATTTGAATAGTTGAAGGCAAAGCTAATACTGAAGGCAGTTTGAAACTGTTCCCTCCTTAAATCTTCTTCTTTTCTATTTACAAAAAGAAATCTGATTTATCTAAAGAACAAAATCAAATCTTGGCCGTCTGATCAAAATACAATCAAACAAAGAACACCCTTTTGCTGAAAATGGTTTCAGAATTGGCCATGAAGTTCTGAGCTTTTCTTGAAAATGTACAATGAGGCATGCATTATATGGTAGTGAGATTATAGTAATACATGGTTTTATGCATATTTAATGTAAAttaatatttctattattatatatatatttttcaattgcATCAAAAATATATTAGTCCTGTACACACGAATGAGCTGGTCCATTGGATGCTTCCTTGAACTCAAAGGCTGTATTGCTAAGGTCAATAAGAATTCAAAATTAGATTTGATGGGTtaaaaaagacaaaagaaaataGAGAATTTGTCTTCGATTTAGTTCTTACAATTTGATAATCAACTTCTTAATCAGAAAAAGGGGATTTTTAAGAGAATGATAGCAAGTCCGCTTGGATTGAAGGAATTTGAATTAGTGGGGCGGTTTTTGATAATTTACGATAAGTTTGGATTAGCTTTAAAATTAGAGATAAGCTGGAATTTAGTTGattattaattagttaaatagaTGTGATATTTTTATTAGCCTGTGATTTGGCCCACAAGCTAACTAAAAAAATGAGTTATTCACAACCAATTTGCTCAATTTCTGAGATAATTTTAGAAACAAAGAATTTATTAAGATGCAATTAAAGGCAATACAAAACATTACCAAGAATTAAAATAACTATTAAGGCGCAATTAGGCTGCCAAGACTTTTACCACTAATTTTCTGTTGAAattatgattatttttctaatGAAAAGTTGGATTATATGCAAATTTCATTCAAAAGTACAGGGAAAAAAAACTAAGaattaaaatagaaaaaagaaaagaacaaagtAGGAATTATCAGACAAGTGCCTATTTCATATAAGAGGGTAGTTACGGTTGTCGGGAGTTAAGCAATGAGGCATGTGAATAAATCTTTATAAACCATCTAAATAATTATGGAGTTGTgaggaaaaaaaaatataattatggaGCAATTGGAGAAAATAGTATAAAAATTGGAGAAAGGGATGAATCATTCTATAACGAAGAGGTAAGTGGTAGACGTGCTTGCAACTCTTATTTTCTCTCATGTGGAATATAGTCTATGACTACATGCTATAAAATATTGAGGTTTAGTCAAATAGTTCTTAATATGTATGCAAATACATGAACCATAGTGGAACTTGTCACCGACAAtacataaataaaaaaagaaaggagTGAAATATATTCTCTGGAGAAAGTCATGTATCTTTTTCTTGAAAGGTCACAcaatttattaaaaatttaatgagtttagtaaaaaaaaaaaaaaaaggaatagaAAGAGGATATTCCCATAAATTTGGATGACAATCCAAGGAAATTACTCTAATATATTTAAACTACGAAATTGCATGACATTCACCCTCCAATTAGGAATAGAAGTCATAACTTTGTGTAAAGTCTTGATGCATGTATTTTGAGAAtcgtataacaacaacaacaataacaactcactataatctcactagtggggtctggggagggtgatGTGAGACTtgtataataataacaacaacaacaacccagtataatcctactagtggggtctgaggagggtagtgtgtacgcagaccttactcctaccctgggatagagagactgtttccgatagaccattgGCTCCCTCCTTCCAAGAATTCTTCACATTGCTTTTGTATAGAAGAAGGGGAAAAAAAAAGCAGATTGCCCATAACCAAGACCCCATTGATTTACTTAGCCCGCATAAGTGTTCAAAAATTCGGAAAAATGATATTATAtagttatttttaaaataataacaatttttatttttattttttatatatatacatttttgtatgttatatacataaaatatataaattttat contains:
- the LOC104113275 gene encoding rop guanine nucleotide exchange factor 3-like, coding for MENISSPDESPDVGYGYQPSPSSVDDQSPTETTGFSTLSGYSFAYCRTNSETSAFSEHTDENSWSETGSPMSSRGMKSPTRAVLSRLGMRQHKTIADDPETIDLELELMKERFSKLLLGEDMSGGGKGVSTAVTISNSITNLYASMFGQHQRLEPLHPDKKIMWKREMNCLLSICDYIVEFVTTSQKFQDGTTVEALTSRPRSDIYINLPALRKLDAMLLEILDSFEATEFWYAEQGSMSSNSTRAGSFRKIIQVQPQPQRKEEKWWLPVVCVPSGGISEKARKHLRHKRDCANQIHKAAMAINSSILSEMEIPESYMASLPKSGKASVGDSIYRHMYSAEKFSPEHLLDSLNISSEHEALELADKIEASMYTWKRKTCMPQSKSSWVMVKDLVSEDRTDKNHVLAERAESLLFSLKQRYPELSQTTLDTSKIHFNKDVGKAILESYSRVLESLAFNVVAWIEDVLFVDKTMKNQEE